The Salvelinus alpinus chromosome 21, SLU_Salpinus.1, whole genome shotgun sequence genome has a segment encoding these proteins:
- the LOC139547599 gene encoding coiled-coil domain-containing protein 158-like isoform X3 has translation MIQLSEMEILLKDYDAPVKRLRACLQSSQEDNQELEDMKKQWDIRAGEMEAFHLQLQERVERIQKLKAVWGLLEPLKEHHGGDARIPSATNNQSTNIKSEENIEIEVTVMKDATLIKSTLEEVNRGLRDKNCQLEEKNAALHQKLHSTEKMYRQTLNELTKALIQGKHEEKQHIDTLQDKIQTISLKASAAEHDLAMEKNETALLRQRIVQLTSKKLKIGKPGFLIKTIPKPPKTTKTNKPYLKTCKVLKAFKALFKR, from the exons ATGATTCAATTGTCTGAAATGGAGATACTG TTGAAGGACTATGACGCGCCAGTGAAAAGGTTGAGGGCATGCCTGCAGTCCTCTCAGGAGGATAATCAGGAGCTGGAG GATATGAAGAAACAATGGGACATCAGAGCTGGAGAAATGGAGGCATTTCATCTACAACTCCAGGAGCGTGTTGAACGCATACAGAAACTGAAAGCTGTT TGGGGACTGCTGGAACCACTTAAAGAGCATCACGGTGGGGATGCCAGGATCCCTAGTGCCACCAACAACCAATCTACCA ATATCAAGAGTGAGGAAAACATTGAGATCGAGGTCACTGTGATGAAGGATGCAACCTTA ATCAAATCCACACTGGAGGAGGTGAACAGGGGTCTTCGGG ACAAAAATTGTCAGCTTGAAGAGAAGAATGCCGCTCTACATCAAAAACTCCACAGCACTGAGAAGATGTATAGACAGACTCTAAATGAGCT GACCAAAGCCCTGATTCAAGGCAAACATGAGGAAAAGCAACAT ATTGACACGCTACAAGACAAAATCCAGACCATATCT CTGAAAGCCTCTGCTGCCGAGCATGATCTGGCCATGGAGAAGAATGAGACAGCGCTACTCCGCCAGAG GATTGTTCAACTAACCTCGAAGAAGCTGAAAATAGGAAAACCTGGGTTCCTGATCAAGACCATCCCCAAGCCCCCGAAAACAACCAAGACCAACAAGCCATATTTGAAAACCTGCAAAGTTCTGAAAGCTTTCAAAGCACTATTCAAGAGATGA